TCTCACTCCTGCTCGAGTTTCTCAGCCGCAAGGTGCGGGAGGGCGCGCCCGGCATCTCCCTCTCGTGTCATGGCTTTCCCGGCCTGGGCCGGCGGCGCTACCTGCGCAAGCGGAACTGGCTCGAGCTCGATCTCGACGCCGAAGGAGCGGTGGCGGCGGCTTGGCATGCGGAAGACGTGGCGACACCCTACCGCCTGAACCTTGCCGGCCCCGAGCGTTCGTCCAGCAAGGCCGCCGCCTGAGGGTGTGGAGGAACGCCGCATGGCGCGCCCGGAGACACGCATCTGGCCCGGCAGGCCGTATCCGCTCGGCGCCACATGGGATGGCTCGGGCGTCAATTTCGCCCTCTTCTCCGCGCACGCCACGGAGGTCGATCTTTGCCTGTTCGACGGCTCGGGACGGCGGCAGATCGAGTGCCTGCGCCTGCCGACGCAGACGGACCAGGTCTGGCACGGCTATCTGCCCGATGTTCGTCCGGGAACGATCTACGGCTACCGGGTCCACGGGCCGTACGACCCCGAGCGCGGCCACCGTTTCAACCCGCAAAAGCTGCTGCTCGATCCCTACGCCAAGGCAATCCACGGCACGCTCGCCTGGTCCGACGCGCATTACGGCTTTCGGCCCGGCGCCGCGCGCGGCGACCTGACGATCGACCGCCGGGACAACATTCGCGGCATGATCAAGGCGAAGGTGGTCGACACCGCCTTCACATGGGGCGACGACCGCCCTCCGCGAACGCCGATCGAGGACACGATCATCTACGAGGTCCACGTGAAGGGCGCGACGCAACGTCATCCGGGCGTGCCGCAGCAGCTTCGCGGCACCTATGCCGGCTTGGCGGCGCCGGCCATGATCGCGCACCTGCAGGAGCTGGGTGTCACTGCGGTCGAGCTCCTGCCCGTGCATGGCCTGATCGACGAGCGCCGGCTAGTCACGCTCGGGCTCAGGAACTACTGGGGCTACAACTCGATCGGCTTCTTCGCGCCCGAACCGCGCTACGCCGCGACCGACGATCCCATCACCGAGTTCAAGACCATGGTCCGGCGCCTCCATGCCGCCGGTATCGAGGTGCTGCTCGACGTCGTCTACAACCACACGGCCGAAGGAGGCGAGACCGGGCCGACCTTCAGCTTCCGCGGGATCGACAACGCCAGCTACTACCGCCTCGTGCCCGACAACCCGCGCGTCTGCGTCGACGATACCGGCTGCGGCAACACGATGAACCTGATCAACCAGCGCGTGCTGCAGCTGGTGATGGATTCCCTGCGCTATTGGGTGCAGGAGATGCATGTCGACGGCTTCCGCTTCGACCTGTGTTCCGTGCTGGGGCGCGAGACCTACGGCTTCGACCCGAACGCGGGCTTCTTCGACGCCGTGCACCAGGATCCGGTCCTGTCCCAGGTCAAGCTGATC
Above is a genomic segment from Geminicoccaceae bacterium SCSIO 64248 containing:
- the glgX gene encoding glycogen debranching protein GlgX, coding for MARPETRIWPGRPYPLGATWDGSGVNFALFSAHATEVDLCLFDGSGRRQIECLRLPTQTDQVWHGYLPDVRPGTIYGYRVHGPYDPERGHRFNPQKLLLDPYAKAIHGTLAWSDAHYGFRPGAARGDLTIDRRDNIRGMIKAKVVDTAFTWGDDRPPRTPIEDTIIYEVHVKGATQRHPGVPQQLRGTYAGLAAPAMIAHLQELGVTAVELLPVHGLIDERRLVTLGLRNYWGYNSIGFFAPEPRYAATDDPITEFKTMVRRLHAAGIEVLLDVVYNHTAEGGETGPTFSFRGIDNASYYRLVPDNPRVCVDDTGCGNTMNLINQRVLQLVMDSLRYWVQEMHVDGFRFDLCSVLGRETYGFDPNAGFFDAVHQDPVLSQVKLIAEPWDLGPGGYQLGNYPHGWSEWNDRFRDDVRRFWKGEPGMLPALARRLHGSSDVYQGKGRRPQASVNYVTAHDGFTLADLVSYEDKHNEANGEGNNDGSGSNHSVNFGVEGPTDDPEILENRLRQQRNLLATLFLAQGVPMLLGGDEFGRTQRGNNNAYCQDNAMSWFDWANADKDLQTFVARLIAFRRDHPVLRRVRHLRGREPDEHGLAAITWLGPDGRAKRPHDWQDPQDRCLGLLLSGAAGGDRTPFGQSLRDATLLILMNAGDMPVDVTMPEAGVEGVWYLAIDTSRPTVDLSALERLAVGEQCPLNSRSLAVWILEAETADR